From Schizosaccharomyces pombe strain 972h- genome assembly, chromosome: II, the proteins below share one genomic window:
- the kgd2 gene encoding dihydrolipoyllysine-residue succinyltransferase, producing MTSYGNGFRMMAKCLLSLRSGYSVTAPVSKSMANVLWARYASTRIKTPPFPESITEGTLAQWLKQPGEYVNKDEEIASVETDKIDAPVTAPDAGVLKEQLVKEGDTITIDQDIAVIDTSAAPPEGGSAGPKKDEVKTADADAAKDLSTPQDSSKPIEEKPMPDLGAEQKESAPSSTKPAPDAKEPEFSSPKPKPAKSEPVKQSKPKATETARPSSFSRNEDRVKMNRMRLRIAERLKESQNRAASLTTFNECDMSAVVALRKKYKDEILKETGVKIGFMSFFSKACTQAMKQIPAINGSIEGEGKGDTLVYRDFCDLSIAVATPKGLVTPVIRNAESMSLLEIESAIATLGSKARAGKLAIEDMASGTFTISNGGIFGSLYGTPIINLPQTAVLGLHAIKERPVVINGQVVPRPMMYLALTYDHRMVDGREAVTFLRLVKEYIEDPAKMLLV from the exons ATGACTTCTTACGGCAATGGCTTTCGCATGATGGCGAAATGTCTTTTATCTCTACGTTCAGGATATTCAGTCACTGCTCCAGTGTCTAAATCCATGGCCAACGTCCTTTGGGCCCGTTATG CCAGTACACGCATTAAAACGCCTCCGTTTCCTGAATCTATTACGGAAGGTACCCTCGCACAATGGTTAAAAC AACCTGGAGAATATGTCAACAAGGATGAGGAAATCGCGAGTGTGGAAACTGATAAAATTGATGCCCCCGTTACAGCTCCTGATGCCGGTGTTTTAAAGGAACAACTCGTTAAAGAAGGTGACACTATTACCATTGATCAGGATATTGCGGTCATTGATACGAGTGCCGCTCCTCCTGAAGGCGGTAGTGCCGGTCCAAAGAAAGATGAAGTCAAAACTGCAGATGCCGATGCAGCTAAGGACCTTTCAACTCCTCAAGATTCTTCTAAACCCATTGAAGAGAAACCCATGCCTGACCTCGGTGCTGAACAAAAGGAATCTGCACCTTCCTCTACTAAGCCTGCTCCTGATGCCAAAGAACctgaattttcttctcCTAAGCCTAAACCTGCCAAATCCGAACCAGTTAAACAAAGTAAGCCTAAAGCTACAGAGACCGCTCGTCCTTCCTCATTTTCCCGTAATGAGGATCGTGTTAAAATGAATCGCATGCGTCTTCGTATAGCTGAGCGCCTTAAGGAGTCCCAAAATCGTGCGGCTTCTCTCACTACTTTCAACGAATGTGACATGTCTGCTGTGGTCGCCCTCCGTAAGAAATACAAggatgaaattttgaaggaaaCCGGTGTTAAAATTGGATTCATGAGTTTTTTCTCTAAGGCTTGCACCCAAGCTATGAAGCAAATTCCTGCAATCAATGGCTCCATAGAAGGTGAAGGAAAGGGTGATACTCTTGTTTATCGCGACTTTTGTGATCTCAGCATTGCTGTTGCTACCCCTAAAGGTTTAGTTACACCGGTCATTCGTAATGCTGAAAGCATGTCCCTTTTGGAAATTGAAAGTGCTATTGCAACTTTGGGTTCAAAAGCGCGTGCTGGCAAATTAGCTATTGAGGACATGGCTAGTGGAACTTTCACCATCTCTAATGGTGGTATTTTTGGCTCCCTCTATGGTACCCCTATTATCAATCTTCCTCAAACAGCTGTATTGGGTTTGCATGCCATTAAGGAACGACCTGTTGTTATCAACGGCCAAGTTGTTCCAAGGCCGATGATGTATTTGGCTCTTACTTATGACCATAGAATGGTTGATGGTCGTGAAGCAGTTACTTTCTTGCGTTTAGTAAAGGAATATATTGAAGATCCTGCAAAAATGCTATTAGTATAA
- the mis20 gene encoding protein Mis20, whose amino-acid sequence MLEQSESHAFINNAPKEDRIQVKFEQLFESLPLPLRAEEALSKLRHDSARLMILKTSDPTLNMSTYSIEDSPMGFECLKYNLSDNNKLLSQNNYRLPDYLEEDEIVSYTFSKTGPTTSKNKHPSHSNTIRSPPYKVKKESCHTEINNVSNVSTESINVIDASRGYSPYTSVDSLSVSKNRSFISLEESASNQYDAAEAFYFNADSSSPLRKLSPIELPVTPIRRKTPTINPNSELKRLQTFGKLILHKGSRRR is encoded by the coding sequence ATGTTGGAACAAAGTGAATCGCACGCGTTCATAAATAATGCACCAAAAGAAGATCGAATCCAAGTGAAATTTGAACAATTATTTGAATCTCTTCCTTTGCCATTGCGAGCTGAAGAAGCATTGAGTAAACTAAGACATGATTCTGCAAGATTGAtgatattaaaaacttcAGATCCTACGTTAAATATGTCGACTTATAGTATAGAGGATTCTCCGATGGGCTTTGAATgcttaaaatataatttaagtgacaataataaattactTTCACAAAATAATTACCGATTACCAGACTATTTAGAAGAGGATGAAATAGTCAGCtatactttttcaaaaaccgGTCCCActacttcaaaaaacaaGCATCCATCACATTCTAATACAATTAGATCACCTCCTTACAAAgtgaaaaaagaatcatGTCATACAGAAATCAACAACGTGTCTAATGTTTCTACGGAAAGTATCAACGTTATTGATGCATCGAGGGGTTACTCGCCTTACACATCAGTGGATTCTCTTTCTGTGAGTAAAAACCGTTCTTTCATATCTCTTGAAGAATCAGCAAGTAACCAATATGATGCTGCagaagctttttattttaatgcAGACTCATCCTCACCGTTGAGAAAACTTAGCCCTATAGAGCTTCCTGTGACTCCAATAAGACGCAAAACCCCTACAATTAACCCAAACTCAGAACTTAAAAGACTTCAAACTTTTGGAAAACTGATTTTGCATAAGGGAAGTCGTAGAAGGTAG
- the rrp7 gene encoding rRNA processing protein Rrp7, with amino-acid sequence MDKLKEKGFVKLEIYLENKKRLHSIFLKEDTEDVEKKSLYLINVPITTTEKILKRAISQLGGRIVNIYPNISGLLKSGTHLRVKLVEPAEVKQVIKAASKKTTSLPWKFTQHTGLKRYVESYDRQFVNPRVLAESVDSYMKRVTKKEIAEKRRLFAMKNQPDEDGFVTVVRSGRAPVGRPQDAERQLEKKKDTGIHKDFYRFQLREKKKKALLDLAHKFEFDKQRIQQLKEKRQFKPY; translated from the exons ATGGACAAgctcaaagaaaaagggTTTGTTAAACTAGAAatttatttggaaaataaaaagaggTTGCATagtatatttttgaaagaagacACGGAAGATGTTGAAAAGAAGTCACTGTATTTGATTAATGTTCCTATCACAACTACTgaaaagattttgaaaagagcAATTTCTCAATTGGGCGGTCGTATCGTTAATATCTATCCTAATATTAGTGGCCTTTTGAAAAGTGGCACCCATTTACGCGTCAAATTAGTCGAGCCCGCTGAAGTTAAACAAGTTATCAAGGCAGCTTCTAAAAAGACGACCTCGCTTCCTTGGAAGTTCACACAGCATACTGGTTTGAAAC GTTATGTAGAAAGTTATGATAGACAGTTTGTCAATCCACGTGTTCTAGCCGAAAGTGTTGATTCATACATGAAACGTGTTActaaaaaggaaatagcAGAAAAGAGGAGACTATTCGCTATGAAAAATCAACCTGATGAAGATGGATTCGTAACGGTCGTTCGCAGCGGCCGGGCACCTGTCGGGCGACCTCAGGATGCTGAGCGTcaattggaaaagaaaaaagacaCTGGGATCCACAAAGATTTTTACCGTTTCCAGCTTCgggaaaagaaaaagaaggcTCTTTTGGATTTAGCTCATAAGTTTGAGTTCGATAAACAGCGTATCcaacaattaaaagaaaagcggCAATTCAAACCGTATTAA
- the pmh1 gene encoding transcription factor TFIIK complex ubiquitin-protein ligase E3 subunit, Pmh1: MDDEGARKVDEKCPLCQADRYLNPNMKLLINPECYHKMCESCVDRIFTTGPAQCPTPGCNKILRKAKFREQTFEDAQIEREVDVRKRISRIFNKGQQEFDSLQAYNDYLEEVEILTFNLIYKIDVEETEEKVKQYEKQNRDSIAANSARAAAEARILAQNEILLKRQKQEAREAAIREHQKEKERREQVEQQIIFDLATSGKDPNKIIQLSDSLKKQQENIASSVSNISRSSSILLSDVQQVAEDTTPFSPLAGEKDGSKYFSYSKNTYQDLYLEKVSHEPGRKCGFRIEDCHLRCLYEAFSGIDYDLESLKKLEVAS, encoded by the exons atggACGATGAAGGTGCTAGGAAAGTTG ATGAAAAATGTCCGTTGTGCCAGGCGGACAGATATTTAAATCCAAATATGAAATTACTTATAAACCCTGAGTGCTATCACAAGATGTGTGAGTCTTGTGTAGAC AGAATATTTACAACTGGACCTGCTCAATGCCCTACTCCTGGGTGCAACAAAATTCTCAGAAAAGCCAAATTTCGAGAGCAAACATTTGAAGATGCTCAAATTGAGCGCGAAGTCGATGTTCGGAAGCGGATATCTCGAAT CTTTAACAAAGGACAGCAAGAATTTGACAGCTTGCAGGCTTACAATGACTACTTGGAAGaagttgaaattttaa catttaatttgatttataaaatcGACGTTGAAGAAACTGAGGAAAAAGTTAAACaatatgaaaaacaaaatcgaGATTCTATAGCAGCAAATTCTGCAAGAGCCGCCGCAGAAGCACGCATTTTGGCTCAAAACGAGATTCTTCTCAAACGCCAAAAGCAAGAAGCAAGAGAAGCGGCTATACGTGAGcatcaaaaagaaaaggaaagacGTGAACAGGTTGAGcaacaaattatttttgatttagCTACATCAGGAAAAGATCCTAACAAAATTATCCAACTATCTGATTCCCTTAAAAAGCAACAAGAAAACATTGCCTCTTCGGTTTCAAACATTTCACGTTCATCTTCAATTCTTCTATCTGATGTTCAGCAAGTAGCAGAGGATACTACGCCTTTTAGTCCTCTTGCTGGAGAAAAAGATGGGAGCAAGTATTTTTCATACTCCAAAAACACCTATCAAGATTT atatttggaaaaagtttCGCATGAACCAGGCCGCAAATGCGGTTTCCGTATAGAAGATTGTCATTTGCGATGCTTATATGAGGCTTTTAGTGGCATTGATTACGATTTAGAAAGTCTCAAAAAACTTGAAGTAGCAAGTTAG
- the mis17 gene encoding kinetochore protein Mis17 : protein MENNSHNVDERRAARMRGAERYKIQNVEFSLDQNLLANLESSTSSSTRSSPASNQQNLEIVSQSEAYHKISDLDDSTSIFSISDQENILERRISEEVVRENSVSSIENVSSSAVARETQSSANILVKDNHFFSHKQKKIQRESIPFHKRDNIETSDAYSSSILENSPPNKVQRLSSLDSSQDSFQEEHPGNVTGTTFSSQAPEERIASPISTSSPESLTNQSSSLQSSLQTSSMAPRNLLDQSTEKDIVVGASDELVRIELTKLSKEAGGSKTLNELDAVQQFFQEFIKENEPLEPYVVKVKNAFVEQVSIRLLELIDLLDANRILSTACKKAANEKLAVQRDLSKLREDRLSVQRKKIQLRNEYIKLSHQQNFLDDIDDFFSQCETVKNELENVTTTPNSTEAFSEINEYASALSKNYGLESQLVELQSLLTQFYQKFLS, encoded by the exons ATGGAAAATAACTCCCATAACGTAGATGAGCGACGAGCAGCACGAATGCGTGGAGCTGA ACGCtacaaaattcaaaatgttGAGTTTTCATTAGATCAAAACCTTCTGGCCAATTTAGAGTCATCTACTTCTAGTTCAACTCGTTCTTCGCCTGCTTCAAACCAACAAAACCTTGAAATTGTATCTCAATCAGAGGCATATCATAAAATTAGCGATTTGGATGACAGTAcatctattttttctatttccgatcaagaaaatatacTTGAAAGAAGGATTTCTGAAGAAGTAGTTCGGGAAAATTCCGTTTCCAGCATCGAAAATGTATCTTCATCGGCTGTCGCACGTGAGACGCAGAGTAGCGCAAATATTTTAGTCAAAGacaatcattttttttctcataagcagaaaaaaatacaaaggGAATCCATTCCGTTTCACAAACGTGATAATATAGAAACCTCTGATGCATATAGTTCTTCAATCCTAGAAAATTCACCACCTAACAAAGTACAAAGGCTGTCATCTCTCGACTCATCTCAAGATTCGTTCCAAGAGGAACATCCAGGCAATGTGACAGGAACAACATTTAGTTCTCAGGCCCCTGAAGAGCGAATTGCTTCTCCTATCTCCACTTCTTCTCCGGAATCTTTGACGAATCAAAGTAGTAGTCTGCAAAGTTCCTTACAGACATCATCAATGGCTCCTAGAAATCTTTTGGATCAATCAACAGAAAAGGATATTGTAGTGGGAGCCTCAGATGAGCTCGTGCGTATCGAGTTAACCAAACTTTCTAAAGAAGCAGGAGGGTCAAAGACTCTTAATGAGCTTGATGCCGTAcagcaattttttcaagaatTTATAAAAGAGAATGAGCCACTAGAACCCTATGTAGTCAAGGTAAAAAATGCGTTTGTGGAACAAGTTTCTATTCGTTTACTAGAGTTAATAGACTTGCTGGACGCTAATCGAATTTTATCAACAGCTTGTAAAAAAGCAGCAAATGAGAAACTAGCTGTTCAACGGGATCTCTCGAAATTGAGGGAAGATCGACTATCAGTGCAacgtaaaaaaatacagtTACGAAATGAGTACATTAAATTGTCCCATCAACAAAAC TTTTTGGATGATATTGACGATTTCTTCTCACAATGCGAAACAGTGAAAAACGAATTAGAAAATGTAACCACAACTCCAAACTCTACCGAAGCTTTTTCagaaataaatgaatatgcGTCtgctttatcaaaaaattatggaCTCGAATCGCAGCTAGTTGAATTACAGTCTTTACTAACccaattttatcaaaaattccTTTCCTAA